The Bradyrhizobium sp. CCBAU 051011 DNA segment TCCGCCTCCTGGGAAGAAACGAAGAGCACCACATGAAAACATCGACTTTGAGCGCGCTGGTTGTCGTTACCTCACTGGCCACGGCGTCGGGCGCGCTGGCGCAGGACGCTGCCGCCGGCAAGACCTCGTTCAACAAATGCCTGGCCTGCCACGCCATCGGCGACGGCGCCAAGAACAAGGTCGGACCGGTGCTGAACGGGCTCGATGGCCGCAAGTCCGGCACCATCGAGGGCTACTCCTATTCGGACGCCAACAAGAATTCCGGCATCACCTGGAACAAGGATGTCTTCCTCGAATACATCAAGGACCCCAAGGCAAAGATACCCGGCACCAAGATGATCTTCGCCGGCATCAAGAACGAGAAAGAGGCCGGCGATCTCTGGGCCTACATCGCGCAGTACGACAAGGACGGCAAGACCAAGTAAGGGCTGGGCCTCACGGTTCTCCCGGCGATGCACGGCGTCGTCCGGAGACGCGTTCGATGTACTTTCCGTCATGGCCGGGCTTGTCCCGGCCATGCACGTCTTTCTTGCCTGCTGAAGCAGAGACGTGGATGCCCGGCACAAGGCCGGGCATGACGAGTGGATGCACTATGCCCTTGCGGCCCGCGCCAGCCCTTTCAAGCCAGCGTGTGCACGATCACGGGTCCGGCCATGGCGGTCGCCGGCCCAGTCAAGAGCGGCGCCAGGTCGTGCTCGATCCATGCCAGCGCGCGCTTGTTGGATTCCTCGGCGGCTGCAAAATTGTTGAACAGGCTGATCGCGATCACCGTGTCGTCGGGCGCATAGACCACGTAGTAGCCCATGAATCCCTCGACCCCACTGATGACGGGGATCGCGCCCTCCTTGATCCGGCGTGTCAGTTCTTCGGCCTTGCCGGCCTTGGCCTTGCCCTGACGAATGGCGGCGTACATGGGGCTCTCCCTCGAAGGTCGGCTGCCCGATATCGCAATTTCTAAAGCTTCATCCCGCGGGACGAGCAGCGGAATCCCGCGCGCACTGATCGTAGCCCACCCGGGGCCGTCAGGCACGCACGGTCTCAGCGTCCCTGATCGCGCAATAATCGGATTCTCGAACGGCTCAATGGGCCGCGGCTGTCGCACTCGGCGCCGCCGCCGAGATCATCGCCTCGACCTCGGCAATGACGAGATCGGGAACCGCTTGCTGGACCATGTGGCCGACATCCGGCAGCACCATCAGTTTCACGTTCGGCGCAGCCGCCGCGAACGGCCGTGAATGTCGGTCGGTCGACACCGTCTTGTCGGCATCGCCGGTGATGATGGTGACGGGTGCCTTGATCTCGCCGTAGCGCGGCGCCTGCTCGGCCACCGCCGCCTTCAGCGTCACCAGATCGCGCGCATTGGCGATGAATTCGCGCGGGCGCAGCAACAGCGGCGTGGCGGTATTGCGGACAAAGCCATCCGGCATGGTCTGCGGCAGGAACACGCCCCGCGCGCCCGGCTCCGCTAGCAGGAGGCCGAGCGGCAGCGTGATGGTGTAGGCGAATAGCGGGCCGATCACCGGCGTGGCGATCAGCCTGTTGTAGCGCCCGACGCCGCCAGGCCACGGATAGGCCACCGGCGCCAGCATCAGAAGGCCGGCGACGGTTTGCGGGTAATCCAGCGCGATCCGCGCCCCCAGCGCGCCGGCCCAGGAATGCACCACAAGGATCGCCTCGCCGACGCCGAGCCTGGCCAGCGCCTCACTGATCATGCGGGCCTGAATTTCGGGCGTGGAGTCCTCAAGCCTGGCGCGAGTGCTCCAGCCATGCCCGGGACGATCGATCAGGAGCACGCGGTGCTTCCTGGCCAGCAGTTCCCCGACCGGCTGCCGCATCACTTCGAGGTTGGAACTCGCGCCATGCAACATCACGACCGGCGGGCCGGCCGCATCCCGCGGACCGATATCGAGGATATGGAGGGCCCCGCCGGTCACCTCGATCATCCTGCCCTGCGGCGGATGGGCCCGCTGCGCGAGAAAGACGCCGATTTGCGTGACCAGCGCCAGCATCAGCAGCGCCGTCACTGCAATCACGACTACCATCTGAAATTTCCGACTGATCTTTTGCACCTGCGAGCTACGGCTCGGGCCGGCGCAGGTTTCGGACGTTGTCCACAGAGCGACGATCCTGTGGATAGCGGGGTCATACTGACGTCATCGGCAGGTTTGTACAGTGCCGTTGCCACTTTCGCCATGTGTGCGCGTGCCTGATTGGGGGGTAGCCGGGCGCCTTACCCAACATCCACAGGAACAGGGCCGCTCACTACAAATTGTTCCAGCGTAAACCGGAGGAATGCCATGATTTCCGACGCAAGCGAAGCCGCCATCGATCAGATCGTAGCGAGTTGCAATGGCGATATCCGCGGCGCACTCAA contains these protein-coding regions:
- a CDS encoding antibiotic biosynthesis monooxygenase, giving the protein MYAAIRQGKAKAGKAEELTRRIKEGAIPVISGVEGFMGYYVVYAPDDTVIAISLFNNFAAAEESNKRALAWIEHDLAPLLTGPATAMAGPVIVHTLA
- the cycA gene encoding cytochrome c-550 CycA, translating into MKTSTLSALVVVTSLATASGALAQDAAAGKTSFNKCLACHAIGDGAKNKVGPVLNGLDGRKSGTIEGYSYSDANKNSGITWNKDVFLEYIKDPKAKIPGTKMIFAGIKNEKEAGDLWAYIAQYDKDGKTK
- a CDS encoding alpha/beta fold hydrolase; translation: MVVVIAVTALLMLALVTQIGVFLAQRAHPPQGRMIEVTGGALHILDIGPRDAAGPPVVMLHGASSNLEVMRQPVGELLARKHRVLLIDRPGHGWSTRARLEDSTPEIQARMISEALARLGVGEAILVVHSWAGALGARIALDYPQTVAGLLMLAPVAYPWPGGVGRYNRLIATPVIGPLFAYTITLPLGLLLAEPGARGVFLPQTMPDGFVRNTATPLLLRPREFIANARDLVTLKAAVAEQAPRYGEIKAPVTIITGDADKTVSTDRHSRPFAAAAPNVKLMVLPDVGHMVQQAVPDLVIAEVEAMISAAAPSATAAAH